In Shinella sp. XGS7, a single genomic region encodes these proteins:
- a CDS encoding response regulator has translation MHSILAVDDSASMRQMVSFTLKNAGFNVVEAVDGQDAWEKAGTRDFDLVLTDQNMPRMDGISLTKKLRDNPKFKTTPILILTTESSDQMKQAGRAAGATGWLVKPFDPAKLIEVIGKVIR, from the coding sequence ATGCATTCAATCCTTGCTGTGGACGATTCGGCCTCGATGCGCCAGATGGTCTCCTTCACCCTCAAGAACGCCGGGTTCAATGTGGTGGAGGCCGTGGACGGGCAGGACGCCTGGGAAAAAGCGGGCACGCGCGATTTCGATCTGGTGCTGACCGATCAGAACATGCCGCGCATGGACGGCATCAGCCTGACCAAGAAGCTGCGTGACAACCCGAAGTTCAAGACCACGCCCATCCTGATCCTGACCACCGAGTCCAGCGACCAGATGAAGCAGGCCGGTCGTGCCGCCGGTGCCACCGGCTGGCTGGTCAAGCCCTTCGATCCGGCCAAGCTGATCGAGGTGATCGGCAAAGTGATCCGCTGA
- a CDS encoding response regulator transcription factor: protein MIKVILCDDHALIRRGIRDTLADVPDIEVIGEAGDYGELRALMRQPGMDCDVLVLDINMPGRSGLDVLHVLKDEGASTRVLIVSMYPEDQYAIRALKAGAFGYVNKGGDPQLLVAAVRTVAQGRKYVTPEIAQMLVESLTAPATEQAHQKLSDRELQTLVMIASGKRLSDIAEELTLSPKTVSVYRARVLEKLSLSNNSELTVYAIRNGLVAS from the coding sequence ATGATTAAAGTGATTCTCTGCGATGACCACGCGCTGATACGGCGTGGCATTCGCGACACCCTGGCGGACGTGCCCGATATCGAAGTCATCGGCGAGGCCGGCGACTACGGCGAGCTGCGCGCCCTGATGCGCCAGCCGGGCATGGACTGCGATGTGCTGGTGCTGGACATCAATATGCCCGGCCGCAGCGGCCTGGACGTGCTGCATGTGCTCAAGGACGAGGGCGCCAGCACCCGGGTGCTGATCGTCTCCATGTACCCCGAGGATCAGTACGCGATCCGGGCCCTCAAGGCCGGTGCCTTCGGCTATGTGAACAAGGGCGGCGACCCGCAGCTGCTGGTGGCCGCGGTGCGCACCGTGGCCCAGGGCCGCAAGTACGTGACGCCCGAGATCGCGCAGATGCTGGTCGAGAGCCTCACCGCGCCCGCCACCGAGCAGGCCCATCAGAAGCTCTCCGACCGCGAACTGCAGACCCTGGTGATGATCGCCTCGGGCAAGCGACTGTCGGACATCGCCGAGGAACTGACCCTGAGCCCCAAGACCGTGAGCGTCTATCGCGCCCGGGTCCTGGAGAAACTGAGCCTGTCCAACAATTCCGAACTGACCGTCTACGCCATCCGCAACGGTCTGGTGGCCAGCTAA
- a CDS encoding response regulator codes for MRVLHVEDSELDHQLILAQLRRAGLALEVERVDTLSEVARALGESWDAIISDYNLPGFSGLVVLDMLKESRRIIPFVLVSGEIGEDTAVAAMRTGASDYLLKNNLARLAPALLHAIEASETQRARLESERELIKSKQRLHELAGHLQTSVEMERAAIAREIHDDVGGSLTALKFDLAWIARHAQDAAVRQRVQSALETVSNAIEASQRIMHNLRPAILEQGLVAAVQWMSMRFERRTGIVTSMRTSHEQIQLPPGVPLVAYRTAQEALTNVSKHANATKVDIELSVDSGVLTLEVSDNGQGLSPGDLAKARSFGIRGLHERAATVGGWVDLSSSARGTSLILSVPLEAGVSLLDDEDVSPATHDPSAWGSA; via the coding sequence TTGCGCGTATTGCATGTCGAGGATTCGGAACTCGACCACCAACTGATACTGGCCCAGCTGCGCCGCGCCGGCCTGGCGCTTGAGGTCGAACGGGTCGATACCCTGTCCGAGGTCGCCCGCGCCCTGGGCGAGTCCTGGGACGCCATCATCTCGGACTACAACCTGCCGGGCTTCTCCGGCCTGGTGGTGCTGGACATGCTCAAGGAGAGCCGCCGCATCATCCCCTTCGTGCTGGTCTCGGGCGAGATCGGGGAGGACACGGCGGTGGCGGCCATGCGCACCGGCGCCTCGGACTATCTGCTCAAGAACAATCTGGCGCGCCTGGCACCGGCTCTGCTGCATGCCATCGAGGCCAGCGAGACGCAGCGTGCCCGCCTGGAGTCCGAGCGCGAGCTGATCAAGTCCAAGCAGCGCCTGCACGAGCTGGCGGGCCATCTGCAGACCAGCGTGGAGATGGAGCGCGCCGCCATCGCGCGTGAGATCCACGACGATGTGGGCGGCTCCCTGACCGCGCTCAAGTTCGACCTGGCCTGGATCGCCCGCCATGCCCAGGACGCGGCGGTGCGCCAGCGCGTGCAGTCGGCCCTGGAGACGGTGAGCAATGCCATCGAGGCCAGCCAGCGCATCATGCACAATCTGCGCCCTGCCATCCTGGAGCAGGGCCTGGTGGCCGCCGTGCAGTGGATGAGCATGCGCTTTGAGCGGCGCACCGGCATCGTCACCAGCATGCGCACCAGCCACGAACAGATCCAGCTGCCCCCGGGCGTGCCCCTGGTGGCCTACCGCACGGCCCAGGAAGCGCTGACCAATGTCTCCAAGCACGCCAATGCCACCAAGGTGGACATCGAGCTGAGCGTGGACTCCGGCGTGCTCACCCTGGAGGTCAGCGACAATGGGCAAGGCCTGTCACCCGGTGATCTGGCCAAGGCCCGCTCCTTCGGCATCCGCGGCCTGCACGAGCGGGCGGCCACCGTGGGGGGCTGGGTGGACCTGAGCAGCAGCGCGCGCGGGACCAGTCTGATCCTCTCGGTGCCCCTGGAGGCCGGTGTCAGCCTGCTGGATGACGAAGACGTCTCGCCCGCGACCCACGATCCTTCTGCCTGGGGCAGTGCATGA
- a CDS encoding chemotaxis protein CheA: MGEMTSEGASLSAGIDLSQFYQVFFEEANENLDNMEQLLLNVNVEAADDEELNAIFRCAHSIKGGAATFGFSDVAELTHQMETLLDKLRRHELQPTSAMVDVLLQSGDALRAQLGRHQGSGADPVDTTDLLNSIRGHVEGREVSASAPAPAPAPKPAEAPAPAPAAAAFKTDARLLELQVGPLSDPALADNLVELFKEITDLGTIEPLDAGQSADGMRRFKVLTSSSDNDLLDLFTFHVAREQVKLLPLGPGFGFHEGAPGAPQAQVEDKDPGYGFFEDAPGVPPSASTELKAQAEAPKPSAAVTTTAAKPVAARADAKPAAGGMDQSTLRVSVEKVDQLINLVGELVITQAMLAQNSRNLDPALYQQLSSGLADLERNTRDLQESVMSIRMIPMSVVFNRFPRMLRDLAAKLGKKVELVTQGEATELDKGLVEKITDPLTHLVRNSCDHGIELPADRLAKGKPEQGTITLVASHQGGSIVIEVRDDGRGLNREKLIQKAREKGIDAPDSMSDQEVWGLIFAPGFSTADQVTDVSGRGVGMDVVKKNITSLGGTVEIDSAEGYGMKVSVRLPLTLAIMDGMSVGVGEEVYILPLSSVVESFQVQSGTIKTVAGTGRVVEVRDEYMPVVELEQVFNVPRFDFEHVSSIMVVVEAEGGRVALLVDELLGQQQVVVKNLEANYRKVTDVSGATIMGDGRVALILDVGSLVRRSRH; this comes from the coding sequence ATGGGAGAGATGACCTCCGAAGGCGCAAGCCTGAGTGCCGGTATCGACCTGAGCCAGTTCTACCAGGTCTTCTTCGAAGAGGCGAACGAGAACCTCGACAACATGGAGCAGCTGCTGCTCAATGTGAATGTCGAGGCCGCCGACGATGAGGAACTGAACGCGATCTTCCGCTGCGCCCACTCGATCAAGGGTGGCGCGGCGACCTTCGGCTTCTCCGATGTGGCCGAGCTGACCCACCAGATGGAGACCCTGCTGGACAAGCTGCGCCGTCATGAGCTGCAGCCCACGTCCGCCATGGTCGACGTGCTGCTGCAGTCGGGCGACGCGCTGCGCGCCCAGCTGGGTCGACACCAGGGTTCGGGCGCCGATCCGGTCGACACCACCGATCTGCTCAACAGCATCCGCGGCCATGTCGAGGGCCGCGAGGTCAGCGCCTCCGCGCCGGCTCCCGCCCCGGCCCCCAAGCCGGCCGAGGCCCCTGCCCCGGCACCGGCCGCAGCGGCCTTCAAGACCGATGCCCGCCTGCTCGAGCTGCAGGTCGGCCCGCTGAGCGATCCCGCGCTGGCCGACAACCTGGTCGAGCTGTTCAAGGAAATCACCGACCTGGGCACCATCGAACCGCTGGATGCGGGCCAGTCCGCCGACGGCATGCGCCGCTTCAAGGTGCTGACCAGCAGCTCGGACAACGATCTGCTTGACCTCTTCACCTTCCACGTGGCCCGTGAGCAGGTCAAGCTGCTGCCCCTAGGCCCCGGCTTCGGCTTCCACGAGGGCGCTCCCGGCGCCCCGCAGGCCCAGGTCGAGGACAAGGACCCGGGCTACGGCTTCTTCGAGGACGCCCCGGGCGTGCCGCCCTCGGCCAGCACCGAGCTCAAGGCCCAGGCCGAGGCGCCCAAGCCCAGCGCGGCCGTGACCACGACGGCCGCCAAGCCCGTGGCAGCCCGCGCCGATGCCAAGCCGGCCGCGGGTGGCATGGACCAGAGCACGCTGCGCGTCTCGGTCGAGAAGGTGGACCAGCTGATCAACCTGGTGGGCGAGCTCGTCATCACCCAGGCCATGCTGGCTCAGAACAGCCGCAATCTCGACCCGGCCCTGTACCAGCAGCTCTCCTCCGGCTTGGCCGATCTGGAACGCAACACCCGAGACCTGCAGGAATCGGTGATGTCCATCCGCATGATTCCCATGTCGGTGGTCTTCAACCGTTTCCCGCGCATGCTGCGCGACCTGGCCGCCAAGCTGGGCAAGAAGGTCGAGCTGGTCACCCAGGGCGAGGCCACCGAACTGGACAAGGGCCTGGTCGAGAAGATCACCGACCCGCTGACCCACCTGGTGCGCAACAGCTGCGACCACGGCATCGAGCTGCCGGCCGACCGACTGGCCAAGGGCAAGCCCGAGCAGGGCACCATCACCCTGGTGGCCTCCCATCAGGGCGGCTCCATCGTGATCGAGGTGCGCGACGACGGCCGCGGCCTGAATCGCGAGAAGCTGATCCAGAAGGCTCGCGAGAAGGGCATCGATGCGCCCGACAGCATGAGCGACCAGGAAGTCTGGGGCCTGATCTTCGCGCCCGGCTTCTCCACCGCCGATCAGGTGACCGATGTCTCGGGCCGCGGTGTGGGCATGGACGTGGTGAAGAAGAACATCACCTCCCTGGGCGGCACGGTGGAGATCGACTCCGCCGAAGGCTATGGCATGAAGGTCTCGGTGCGTCTGCCCCTGACCCTGGCCATCATGGACGGCATGAGCGTGGGCGTGGGCGAGGAGGTCTACATCCTGCCGCTGAGCTCCGTGGTCGAGTCCTTCCAGGTGCAGTCCGGCACCATCAAGACCGTGGCCGGCACCGGCCGTGTGGTCGAGGTGCGTGACGAATACATGCCAGTCGTGGAATTGGAGCAGGTTTTCAATGTTCCGCGTTTCGACTTCGAGCATGTCAGCTCCATCATGGTGGTGGTGGAAGCCGAAGGCGGACGCGTGGCCCTGCTGGTGGACGAATTGCTCGGCCAGCAGCAGGTGGTGGTGAAGAACCTGGAAGCCAACTACCGCAAGGTGACCGATGTATCGGGCGCCACCATCATGGGCGACGGTCGCGTGGCCCTGATTCTGGACGTGGGCAGCCTGGTGCGTCGCTCGCGCCATTGA
- a CDS encoding methyl-accepting chemotaxis protein — translation MTMSALLRRFSIRTRMIGAIAMVLALLLAVGSVGLLGMNSMRDQTKQFAENSVTEANLVTRLVHAMGEMRRYEKDMIINYEKAEVVKDVHGKWDGTRKVIAEIAKKLDHGESKGEKSKMAQVLTLLDGYATKAQPVLVQLESGGYDNAAVADKLLARAKEDVVAAEKLIDELRASLENDATDAQHKAEATQGRVLTAFVVVLVLAAAVVVPLTLLNMHSICAPLADAELLAEAIAKGDLTLPAKPVEGQDEASHLMRSLQNMQTSLQNLVGQLRTSADSIRTASVEIATGNQDLSSRTEQTAGNLQQTASSMVQLTGTVKQTADSARTANQLASSAFSAAAKGGEVVGQVVATMDEINTSSKKISDIIGTIDGIAFQTNILALNAAVEAARAGEQGRGFAVVAGEVRSLAQRSAEAAREIKTLIGASVERVETGARLVQEAGTSMTDIVASVQRVTDIIGEITAAASEQSDGIGQVNQSVTQLDQMTQQNAALVEESAAAAESLKDQAERLAQAVDKFRISASQSHTASLSSSPATPKSPAVTKPLSSTASHTSKPPVVSRAPLAPKPAAPRPAPAPAKPAVVTAQANDGDWETF, via the coding sequence ATGACTATGAGCGCCTTGCTACGCCGGTTCAGCATCCGCACGCGGATGATCGGCGCCATCGCGATGGTGCTGGCACTGCTGCTGGCCGTGGGCAGCGTGGGTCTGCTGGGCATGAATTCCATGCGCGACCAGACCAAGCAGTTCGCCGAGAACTCCGTGACCGAAGCCAATCTCGTGACCCGCCTCGTCCATGCCATGGGCGAGATGCGGCGCTACGAGAAGGACATGATCATCAACTACGAGAAAGCCGAGGTCGTCAAGGACGTCCACGGCAAGTGGGATGGCACCCGCAAGGTCATCGCCGAGATCGCCAAGAAGCTCGATCACGGCGAGAGCAAGGGCGAGAAGAGCAAGATGGCTCAAGTCCTGACCCTGCTCGATGGCTATGCCACCAAGGCCCAGCCCGTGCTGGTGCAGCTGGAGTCCGGCGGCTATGACAACGCCGCCGTGGCCGACAAGCTGCTGGCCCGCGCCAAGGAAGACGTGGTCGCCGCGGAGAAGCTGATCGACGAGCTGCGCGCCTCGCTGGAGAACGACGCCACCGATGCTCAGCACAAGGCAGAGGCCACCCAGGGCCGGGTGCTCACCGCCTTCGTGGTGGTGCTGGTGCTGGCCGCCGCCGTGGTCGTGCCCCTGACCCTGCTGAACATGCACAGCATCTGCGCCCCGCTGGCGGACGCCGAGTTGCTGGCCGAGGCCATCGCCAAGGGCGATCTGACCCTGCCGGCCAAGCCGGTGGAGGGCCAGGACGAAGCCTCCCACCTGATGCGCTCCCTGCAGAATATGCAGACCTCACTGCAGAACCTGGTGGGCCAGCTGCGCACCTCGGCCGACAGCATCCGCACCGCCTCGGTGGAGATCGCCACCGGCAACCAGGATCTGTCCAGCCGCACCGAGCAGACCGCCGGCAATCTGCAGCAGACCGCCTCCTCCATGGTGCAGCTGACCGGCACGGTCAAGCAGACCGCCGATTCGGCTCGGACCGCGAACCAGCTGGCCTCCAGCGCCTTCTCGGCCGCCGCCAAGGGCGGCGAGGTGGTGGGCCAGGTCGTGGCCACCATGGACGAGATCAACACCAGCTCCAAGAAGATCAGCGACATCATCGGCACCATCGATGGCATCGCCTTCCAGACCAATATCCTGGCCCTGAACGCCGCGGTGGAAGCCGCGCGGGCGGGTGAGCAGGGTCGCGGTTTCGCGGTCGTGGCAGGCGAGGTGCGCTCCCTGGCCCAGCGCTCGGCCGAAGCCGCGCGCGAGATCAAGACCCTGATCGGCGCCAGCGTGGAGCGCGTGGAGACTGGCGCCCGCCTGGTGCAGGAAGCCGGCACCTCCATGACCGATATCGTGGCCAGCGTGCAGCGCGTGACCGACATCATTGGCGAGATCACCGCCGCCGCCAGCGAGCAAAGCGACGGCATCGGCCAGGTCAATCAGTCGGTCACCCAGCTGGATCAGATGACCCAGCAGAACGCCGCCCTGGTGGAAGAATCCGCGGCCGCGGCCGAAAGCCTGAAGGACCAGGCCGAGCGGCTGGCCCAGGCGGTGGACAAGTTCCGCATCAGCGCCAGCCAGAGCCACACGGCCAGCCTGAGCAGCAGCCCAGCAACCCCCAAGTCGCCGGCTGTCACCAAGCCCCTGAGCTCGACGGCCAGCCACACGAGCAAGCCACCTGTCGTGAGCCGCGCCCCGCTGGCGCCCAAGCCCGCGGCCCCCAGGCCAGCCCCGGCACCGGCCAAGCCGGCCGTGGTCACGGCCCAGGCCAATGACGGCGACTGGGAAACCTTCTGA
- a CDS encoding YfiR family protein encodes MKVSALLLLALLLLLPDPARAIDAEDQLKAAFVYRFVQYTQWPPPPLREFSYCAVGGGGLPEALRVVAAKPLDLPYVRFHQPTTPEQARQCQILLLAFEERAELLRWQRELADAPVLTVGDGAEAFRAGLAIALVLEPNGLSFRINLVEARRRGLTLSSQLLKLAREVR; translated from the coding sequence ATGAAGGTTTCGGCCCTGCTGCTGCTGGCCCTGCTCCTGCTGCTGCCGGACCCCGCCCGGGCCATCGATGCCGAGGACCAGCTCAAGGCGGCCTTCGTCTACCGCTTCGTGCAGTACACCCAGTGGCCCCCTCCGCCGCTGCGCGAGTTCAGCTATTGCGCCGTGGGCGGTGGCGGGCTGCCCGAGGCCTTGCGGGTGGTGGCGGCCAAGCCCCTGGATCTGCCCTATGTGCGCTTCCATCAGCCGACCACGCCCGAACAGGCGCGGCAATGCCAGATCCTGCTGCTGGCTTTCGAGGAGCGGGCGGAGCTGCTGCGCTGGCAGCGCGAGCTGGCCGATGCGCCGGTGCTGACCGTGGGTGACGGGGCCGAGGCCTTTCGTGCCGGCCTGGCCATTGCCCTGGTGCTGGAGCCCAATGGCCTGAGCTTTCGCATCAATCTGGTCGAGGCCCGGCGCCGCGGCCTGACCCTGAGCTCCCAGCTGCTCAAGCTCGCGCGCGAGGTGCGCTGA
- a CDS encoding TonB-dependent siderophore receptor — MRARAERGLVSALTLLAAAGVLAQAEAPEPSLEELMRQGLPGLSRRAEVSTAARQAQSADRAPTLTYVLTDEDIRAQGWRNLTDVLNQLPGLFISSNGSFSYVGARGLGRPGDFNARVLLLIDGMRANENIYDAAQVGAEFPLDLDLIERVEFTPGPGSALYGNNAMLGVIQVITKRADKLAGARARLQLGERGLRRWLASYGQRLESGGEWWLALGGSTQSRLEPMVDPLPRDRAAVLAHNSERVQRLLGHWSQGGLSLRAGVTQRERILPIEVGMADAYRIDGTRDLSRQAYVSLRYEGRLSDDWDWQLGLDQQRGLFHGDQPFEDEQGRRLAYRSRSLGRWTDLELLLSGQPWAQQRWTLGLELHRDERQRLEVGVRGQAPQQVSGGANRRLGLFVQNQLSLGERHELVLGWRFDDSRYGGRAQNPRLAWVWRPLPESSLRLQHGSAYRAANLFEFTVNAADGRPTPQAERVRSTELAWEQSLGPGLRYSAALYHARLQDLITLSSERLRYENAPTARSWGLDLGLERRWAAGQQLSLTLNLQRLRDQQGLELSNSPELLFKARMQWPLAPAWRLGWSLLAMDQRETNAGPLPGYGLQQLNLSWTPDLHSELALGLHNLANKRYFDRTEPTGPPLRREGRSALLSYSRSLP, encoded by the coding sequence ATGCGAGCGCGGGCTGAGCGCGGCCTCGTCAGCGCCCTGACCCTGCTTGCGGCCGCCGGCGTGCTGGCACAGGCCGAGGCGCCCGAGCCCAGCCTGGAGGAGCTGATGCGCCAGGGGCTGCCCGGGCTCTCGCGCCGCGCGGAGGTGAGCACGGCGGCGCGTCAGGCGCAGTCGGCCGACCGGGCGCCCACCCTGACCTATGTGCTGACGGACGAGGACATCCGCGCCCAGGGCTGGCGCAATCTGACCGATGTGCTGAACCAGCTGCCTGGCCTCTTCATCAGCTCCAACGGCTCGTTCAGCTATGTGGGCGCGCGCGGTCTGGGCCGGCCTGGTGACTTCAATGCGCGGGTGCTGCTGCTGATCGACGGCATGCGGGCCAACGAGAACATCTACGACGCCGCCCAGGTGGGGGCCGAGTTTCCCCTGGATCTGGATCTGATCGAGCGCGTGGAGTTCACGCCCGGACCGGGCTCGGCCCTTTACGGCAACAACGCCATGTTGGGCGTGATCCAGGTGATCACCAAGCGGGCCGACAAGCTGGCCGGCGCGCGTGCACGTCTGCAGCTGGGCGAGCGCGGCCTGCGACGCTGGCTGGCCTCCTACGGACAGCGCCTGGAGTCCGGCGGCGAGTGGTGGCTGGCGCTGGGGGGATCGACCCAGTCCCGGCTGGAACCCATGGTCGACCCCTTGCCGCGCGACCGTGCGGCGGTGCTGGCTCACAACAGCGAGCGGGTCCAGCGCCTGCTGGGCCACTGGAGCCAGGGCGGCCTGAGCCTGCGCGCCGGCGTGACCCAGCGCGAGCGCATCCTGCCCATCGAAGTGGGCATGGCCGATGCCTACCGCATCGACGGGACCCGGGATCTGAGCCGCCAGGCCTATGTCTCGCTGCGCTACGAGGGTCGCCTCAGCGACGACTGGGACTGGCAGCTGGGTCTGGACCAGCAGCGCGGCCTCTTTCACGGTGACCAGCCCTTTGAGGACGAGCAGGGCCGGCGTCTCGCCTACCGCAGCCGCTCCCTGGGCCGCTGGACCGATCTGGAGCTGCTGCTGAGCGGCCAGCCCTGGGCGCAGCAGCGCTGGACCCTGGGCCTGGAGTTGCACCGCGACGAGCGCCAGCGCCTGGAGGTGGGTGTGCGCGGTCAGGCGCCGCAGCAGGTGAGCGGTGGCGCGAACCGTCGCCTGGGCCTCTTCGTGCAGAACCAGCTGAGCCTGGGCGAGCGCCATGAGCTGGTGCTGGGCTGGCGCTTCGATGACTCGCGCTACGGTGGCCGGGCCCAGAACCCGCGCCTGGCCTGGGTCTGGCGTCCCCTGCCTGAATCCAGTCTGCGCCTGCAGCATGGCAGCGCCTACCGGGCCGCCAATCTCTTCGAGTTCACGGTCAATGCCGCCGACGGCCGGCCCACGCCCCAGGCCGAGCGGGTCAGGAGCACCGAGCTGGCCTGGGAGCAGTCCCTGGGGCCGGGGCTGCGCTACAGCGCGGCTCTCTATCACGCACGCCTGCAGGACCTGATCACGCTCAGCAGCGAGCGCCTGCGCTACGAGAATGCACCCACCGCGCGCAGCTGGGGCCTGGACCTGGGCCTGGAGCGGCGCTGGGCCGCCGGCCAGCAGCTGAGCCTCACCCTGAACCTGCAGCGACTGCGCGACCAGCAGGGCCTGGAGCTGAGCAACTCGCCCGAGCTGCTGTTCAAGGCGCGCATGCAATGGCCGCTGGCGCCGGCCTGGCGCCTGGGCTGGAGCCTGCTGGCCATGGACCAGCGCGAGACGAATGCCGGCCCGCTGCCGGGCTATGGGCTGCAGCAGCTCAATCTGAGCTGGACCCCCGACCTGCATAGCGAGCTGGCCCTGGGTCTGCACAATCTGGCCAACAAGCGCTATTTCGACCGCACTGAGCCGACGGGGCCGCCCCTGCGCCGCGAGGGCCGCAGCGCCCTGCTGAGCTACAGCCGGAGCCTGCCATGA
- a CDS encoding sensor domain-containing diguanylate cyclase — MEKPVSAAASSPAAAPAGAGPRSLVARLTRLNLLVLGLSLGITVSLLSAASWWALSAREELAAQQNALLVANALAPMLAFEDQTAAHAELTAFARRPDLLELRLLDRQRAEFAVWRAEGQTATLVSQPAVLPVEAQTLHVGSELRVWVPVRFRGETLGALLLRESLLSLQREMMRGLALAVLVTLLAIALASRALRSVQRRALAPIVELSALAERVARERDYGLRGRVRREDEVGSLTARFNEMLERIEVWQADLHQQLRQEQAAGQELQQLAHFDSLTQLPNRLFFQRALQGLVAQSLQPGRLAALMFIDLDNFKQVNDRHGHEAGDWVLREVAARMQSVLRSSDQLCRLGGDEFALLLSQLPDEGVAEQLAGRLIAAVRAPLYWQGQLLPVGATVGLAFCPSDAQDPAELLRRADEAMYAAKRAGKNCYRRADASAG, encoded by the coding sequence ATGGAAAAACCTGTCAGCGCCGCCGCTTCTTCCCCTGCCGCTGCCCCGGCGGGCGCGGGGCCGCGCTCCCTGGTCGCTCGGCTGACGCGCCTGAATCTGCTGGTGCTGGGACTGAGCCTGGGGATCACCGTGAGCCTGCTCTCGGCCGCCTCCTGGTGGGCCCTGAGCGCGCGAGAGGAACTGGCGGCGCAGCAGAACGCCTTGCTGGTGGCCAATGCCCTGGCCCCCATGCTGGCCTTCGAAGACCAGACCGCCGCCCATGCCGAGCTGACGGCCTTCGCGCGCCGCCCCGATCTGCTGGAGCTGCGCCTGCTGGACCGCCAGCGCGCGGAGTTCGCGGTCTGGCGCGCCGAGGGCCAGACCGCCACCCTCGTGAGCCAGCCGGCGGTCCTGCCTGTCGAAGCGCAGACCCTGCATGTGGGCAGCGAGCTGCGGGTCTGGGTGCCGGTGCGTTTTCGCGGCGAGACCCTGGGCGCCCTGCTGCTGCGCGAAAGCCTGCTGAGCCTGCAGCGCGAGATGATGCGCGGCCTGGCCCTGGCGGTGCTGGTCACCCTGCTGGCCATTGCCCTGGCCTCGCGGGCCCTGCGCAGCGTGCAGCGCCGCGCCCTGGCGCCCATCGTGGAGCTCTCGGCCCTGGCCGAGCGGGTGGCGCGCGAGCGCGATTACGGTCTGCGCGGCCGCGTGCGGCGCGAGGACGAGGTGGGCAGCCTGACCGCGCGCTTCAACGAGATGCTGGAGCGCATCGAGGTCTGGCAGGCCGATCTGCACCAGCAGCTCAGACAGGAGCAGGCCGCCGGCCAGGAACTGCAGCAGCTGGCTCACTTCGACAGCCTGACCCAGCTGCCCAACCGGCTCTTCTTCCAGCGGGCCCTGCAGGGGCTGGTGGCCCAGTCCTTGCAGCCGGGGCGTCTGGCGGCCCTGATGTTCATCGACCTGGACAACTTCAAGCAGGTCAACGACCGCCATGGCCACGAGGCCGGCGACTGGGTGCTGCGCGAGGTGGCGGCGCGCATGCAGTCGGTGCTGCGCAGCAGCGACCAGCTCTGCCGCCTGGGCGGCGATGAATTCGCCCTGCTGCTGTCCCAGCTGCCCGACGAGGGCGTGGCCGAGCAGCTGGCCGGACGCCTGATTGCCGCGGTGCGCGCACCGCTGTACTGGCAGGGGCAGCTGCTGCCCGTGGGCGCCACCGTGGGCCTGGCCTTCTGCCCGAGTGATGCGCAGGATCCTGCCGAGCTGCTGCGCCGGGCCGACGAGGCCATGTATGCCGCCAAGCGCGCCGGCAAGAACTGCTACCGGAGGGCCGATGCGAGCGCGGGCTGA
- the fliR gene encoding flagellar biosynthetic protein FliR, which produces MFSFTEAQLLEWLTPLLWPAIRVLALFAGMPVFSQRNVPMRVRVGLAVFIALAAQPSLPAMPVVPLDSPPLLLLLLAQQLLIGLSMGFAVRLVFAALEFAGELIGLQMGLNFAGFFDPATGSQGTASARFFGAMVAFLFIAINGHLLLIQALVQSFHAFPVGQEPFAFLRAAQPQTWGAEIFRIGLWIALPLITMLMFVNLVLGVISRVAPQINVFSVGFPLTVSIGLVGMVATLPLMQTPFMVALERLLAAFG; this is translated from the coding sequence ATGTTCAGTTTCACCGAAGCCCAGCTGCTGGAGTGGCTCACGCCGCTGCTGTGGCCGGCCATCCGGGTGCTGGCCCTGTTTGCCGGCATGCCGGTGTTCAGCCAGCGCAATGTGCCCATGCGGGTGCGCGTGGGCCTGGCGGTCTTCATCGCACTGGCGGCCCAGCCCTCGCTGCCGGCCATGCCCGTGGTGCCGCTGGACAGCCCACCCCTGCTCCTGCTGCTGCTTGCGCAGCAGCTGCTGATCGGCCTGTCCATGGGCTTTGCGGTGCGCCTGGTGTTTGCCGCGCTGGAGTTCGCGGGTGAGCTGATCGGCCTGCAGATGGGTCTGAACTTCGCCGGTTTCTTCGACCCCGCCACCGGCAGCCAGGGCACGGCCAGCGCGCGCTTCTTCGGCGCCATGGTGGCCTTTCTCTTCATCGCCATCAACGGCCACCTGCTGCTGATCCAGGCCCTGGTGCAGAGCTTCCACGCCTTCCCGGTGGGTCAGGAGCCCTTTGCCTTTCTGCGCGCAGCCCAGCCTCAGACCTGGGGCGCGGAGATCTTCCGCATCGGTCTCTGGATCGCCCTGCCCCTGATCACCATGCTGATGTTCGTGAACCTGGTGCTGGGCGTGATCTCGCGCGTGGCGCCGCAGATCAATGTGTTCTCGGTGGGCTTTCCGCTCACCGTGAGCATCGGTCTGGTGGGCATGGTGGCCACCCTGCCCCTGATGCAGACGCCCTTCATGGTGGCACTGGAGCGCCTGCTGGCCGCCTTCGGCTGA